One genomic window of Fusarium fujikuroi IMI 58289 draft genome, chromosome FFUJ_chr01 includes the following:
- a CDS encoding related to small s protein gives MAEVAGLALGVLGLAGLIGAFKDTIDVFNTVVDMRHMGRQYQVLDIKLDIEKALLLQWADRVKLLQADHDVRLNEPNTQTLVLRILGSVRSLLTDADQLQKRYGLRLENDTETPISAGLEPDFSYLPSRLLSGPISLQHVSSGQQRDQSQSGWRFSQKRMKSFVKRLEALPVPEQGQVTTTSIAQKTRWVIRDKQKFEVLIQDLAELTTKLDQVVPPSNSETARSMIQSDIELIKKDVRKLLLFQEATGNHTAIAQSTEENLDIMRQERILNTLWFRMMYDRSESISQNHRDTLQWAIEGSNNTESWHDLPSWLLNGSGIYWVSGKAGSGKSTLMKFVFGHQRTTSILSQWANGGRVLTCHYFFSNLGTDLQKSQAGLSRTLIYQILDKNRSLIQEALPTMWKELLERESSLREKDVVMHENITLPSVAETRQAFELISANSGRIGHICFFIDGLDELVGDYRDSIDFISRLAQNEQSKVVVSSRPIPTCVAAFRKHPHLRLQDLTRHDIQAYVQFKVGGHPSMKRHMRRYPEEAASLMNELVDKSSGVWLWIILACRSICGGFDDHDRLSEIRRRVDELPPELKDMFMHMLSKVHRRHQEQGAQLLKICYTYQKTKSPFLQKGLYALGLALVDDYNTQTVCIGNLDAEEKLEICEELEGRLRSRCWGLLEFADSKPATSGRDITESKVMFMHRTVFEFLSDQNSWKLDCLQIQDTAFKSATALSLYGVHMAVQKLCDKNEVAAMDLFEEGLWWGAEADKQRPNDTKNCFFHLTAFLSLLSERKLSCVTLQRLARALNVGKASEPLPADCPPISLLLAVEAGAINFAKSHPNLVTTGHDCQRGCKPLLYHALRKQFLSGKFNDQPSDSRFSTSHMVEMLLLMGCDATNLVAIGGWETSLWSLWLEELTRLTAYTLNEDEKAVLANISQMFRAANQNFRPEGFDDKIIDWPSIAY, from the coding sequence ATGGCTGAAGTTGCTGGGCTCGCGCTTGGCGTCCTAGGCCTCGCTGGTCTGATCGGCGCTTTCAAGGATACCATCGATGTTTTCAATACCGTTGTAGATATGCGCCATATGGGCCGTCAGTATCAAGTACTCGATATAAAGCTTGATATAGAAAaagcccttctccttcagtgGGCGGATCGGGTgaaacttcttcaagctgaTCACGACGTGCGACTCAATGAACCGAATACCCAAACACTCGTTCTGCGGATCCTTGGTTCAGTTCGATCACTTTTGACGGACGCGGATCAGTTACAAAAGCGATATGGGTTGCGACTGGAAAATGACACTGAGACACCGATCTCGGCGGGTCTTGAGCCGGACTTTTCATATCTGCCCTCAAGACTATTGAGCGGACCAATTTCGCTACAGCATGTTAGTTCCGGCCAACAGCGAGATCAGTCTCAGTCCGGCTGGCGGTTCAGTCAGAAGCGCATGAAGAGCTTTGTGAAACGGCTTGAAGCACTCCCAGTTCCGGAACAAGGTCAGGTGACGACAACATCTATTGCCCAAAAGACACGTTGGGTTATCAGGGATAAACAGAAGTTCGAGGTTCTCATCCAAGATCTTGCCGAGCTGACAACCAAACTCGATCAGGTTGTCCCTCCGTCAAATTCCGAAACAGCTCGCTCAATGATCCAGAGCGATATCGAGCTCATCAAAAAGGATGTCAGAAAGCTTTTGTTGTTTCAGGAAGCGACAGGAAACCATACAGCTATAGCTCAATCAACAGAGGAGAATCTCGACATAATGCGCCAGGAACGTATTTTGAACACACTATGGTTCAGGATGATGTATGATAGATCCGAAAGCATCTCACAGAATCATCGGGACACCCTTCAATGGGCCATTGAAGGTTCAAACAACACCGAGTCCTGGCATGATCTCCCGTCTTGGCTTCTCAACGGCTCGGGCATCTACTGGGTCTCTGGGAAAGCCGGAAGTGGCAAGTCAACCCTGATGAAGTTTGTCTTTGGGCACCAGCGAACCACGTCGATCTTATCTCAATGGGCTAACGGAGGCCGAGTTCTCACGTGTCAttacttcttctccaacttaGGAACAGATCTCCAGAAGAGCCAGGCTGGACTCTCCCGTACATTGATTTATCAGATACTGGATAAAAACAGGTCACTGATCCAAGAAGCACTTCCTACTATGTGGAAAGAATTACTCGAAAGAGAGTCTAGCCTGCGAGAAAAGGATGTGGTCATGCATGAAAACATCACTTTACCTTCAGTAGCCGAGACCCGGCAAGCATTTGAACTTATCTCAGCAAATAGTGGCAGGATAGGACatatctgcttcttcatcgatggccttgatgaacttgttgGGGATTACCGTGATAGTATCGACTTTATTAGCAGGCTAGCTCAGAACGAGCAGTCCAAGGTCGTCGTCTCCAGCAGGCCTATTCCGACCTGCGTCGCTGCCTTCCGAAAGCATCCTCATCTGAGATTGCAAGACCTTACGCGACACGATATACAAGCATATGTTCAATTCAAAGTTGGAGGCCATCCGTCTATGAAGCGACATATGAGGCGGTATCCCGAAGAAGCGGCCTCCTTGATGAATGAACTTGTTGATAAGTCTTCTGGAGTTTGGCTCTGGATAATACTCGCTTGTCGATCTATTTGTGGAGGTTTCGATGATCATGATCGCCTTTCAGAAATTCGTCGTCGCGTAGACGAACTCCCGCCAGAGCTCAAGGACATGTTCATGCATATGCTCAGCAAGGTTCACAGAcggcatcaagaacaaggagctCAATTGCTCAAGATCTGCTACACATATCAGAAGACCAAGTCACCGTTTCTCCAGAAAGGCTTATATGCGCTAGGCCTTGCACTTGTGGATGACTATAATACACAGACTGTCTGCATTGGGAATCTTGATGCCGAGGAGAAGCTAGAAATATGCGAAGAACTTGAAGGTCGACTGAGGAGTCGGTGCTGGGGACTACTTGAGTTTGCAGACTCCAAACCTGCAACTTCGGGAAGAGACATAACAGAATCAAAGGTCATGTTCATGCATCGAACTGTCTTCGAGTTTCTGAGCGATCAGAACTCATGGAAGCTTGACTGTCTGCAAATACAGGACACTGCTTTCAAGTCAGCTACAGCGCTATCACTCTACGGCGTACATATGGCTGTCCAGAAGCTTTGTGACAAAAATGAAGTGGCGGCCATGGATCTATTCGAGGAGGGCCTTTGGTGGGGAGCTGAGGCCGATAAGCAGAGACCCAATGACACCAAAAACTGCTTCTTCCATCTTACGGCCTTTCTATCGCTTCTGTCAGAAAGGAAACTATCATGCGTTACGCTCCAGAGACTTGCACGGGCATTAAACGTTGGTAAGGCATCTGAACCCTTACCTGCGGATTGCCCACCTATCTCGTTACTACTCGCCGTTGAAGCAGGCGCAATAAATTTTGCCAAAAGCCACCCGAACCTCGTAACAACAGGTCATGACTGTCAGCGCGGATGCAAGCCCCTTCTATACCATGCCCTCAGGAAACAATTTCTCAGTGGCAAATTTAATGATCAGCCATCAGACTCACGTTTCAGCACCTCTCACATGGTGGAGATGCTCCTTCTGATGGGCTGTGACGCTACCAATCTCGTCGCAATTGGTGGATGGGAGACCAGTCTTTGGTCTTTGTGGTTGGAGGAGCTGACAAGGCTCACAGCCTATACGCTTAACGAAGATGAGAAGGCTGTTCTTGCTAATATCTCTCAGATGTTTCGAGCAGCAAATCAGAATTTCAGACCAGAAGGATTTGATGATAAAATTATTGACTGGCCTAGTATTGCCTATTAG
- a CDS encoding related to endoglucanase I precursor: MRGLNQLFLVLSTIAAVEASGSTNCRHRRPRNVNSEDTSTTVEIENTGQSQTIISTVLTVPTEIPQVTEPAINAGAVQPREQETSGYNTASLSTSQQTKSTTAALKEPTKKFCGKPNESEVLFGTPWIVFSMNYNYQSIKGSSCVGYYDYEGSGDNQTIHWSVLWDIDPNVGTNLVKGYNFIGLTQGLETKLSDIKSIPSKYEWTTSKTADYKGNVVYDFMTCDTKGDSTSSNAQELMLWLNWEGGQVPIGWGEGPSATIDGLFGKDGWKLYQGVNADTGITVTSLLCPEDSQFGNEEGGSFEGDIKDWLVALSKKGVFKSDTYVNVGNAGMEPYYGTVDFDNYLSLRINV, from the exons ATGCGCGGCCTCAACCAGCTCTTTCTCGTCCTTTCGACTATTGCTGCTGTCGAAGCTTCGGGTAGTACCAATTGTCGCCACCGACGACCCAGGAATGTCAATTCGGAAGACACCTCAACAACAGTAGAAATAGAGAATACAGGACAATCGCAAACCATTATCTCGACCGTCCTTACTGTCCCGACTGAGATACCTCAAGTAACTGAGCCCGCCATTAATGCCGGGGCTGTCCAGCCTCGAGAGCAAGAAACATCAGGATACAACACAGCTTCATTGTCGACATCGCAGCAAACAAAGAGTACTACAGCGGCTCTCAAAGAGCCTACCAAGAAGTTCTGCGGCAAACCTAACGAATCCGAAGTCCTGTTTGGAACGCCCTGGATTGTATTCTCCATGAACTACAACTACCAGTCCATCAAAGGCTCTTCCTGCGTCGGCTACTATGACTACGAAGGGTCTGGCGACAATCAGACCATTCACTGGAGCGTCCTATGGGACATTGATCCCAATGTCGGCACGAATCTCGTCAAGGGCTACAACTTTATCGGTCTTACGCAGGGTCTCGAAACAAAGCTCAGTGACATCAAGAGCATTCCTTCAAAGTATGAGTGGACCACTAGCAAGACTGCTGATTATAAAG GGAATGTTGTGTATGACTTTATGACCTGCGATACAAAGGGAGACTCAACCTCCAGCAACGCGCAGGAGCTCATGCTCTGGCTAAACTGGGAAGGTGGTCAGGTCCCCATTGGATGGGGTGAGGGACCTAGCGCTACGATTGATGGACTCTTTGGCAAAGACGGCTGGAAGTTGTACCAAGGTGTCAATGCTGATACTGGTATTACAGTCACCTCGCTCCTGTGCCCCGAAGATAGTCAGTTTGGTAACGAAGAGGGCGGTAGTTTTGAGGGTGATATTAAAGACTGGCTTGTAGCGCTGTCCAAAAAGGGCGTGTTCAAGTCAGACACCTATGTGAATGTAGGAAATGCTGGCATGGAGCCTTACTACGGCACTGTCGACTTTGACAACTATCTGAGCCTTCGGATCAATGTCTAG
- a CDS encoding probable pectin lyase precursor, whose protein sequence is MRLLDVFVAVVAFLPTSFAALPTQAEGFAAGTTGGKGGQVVRPKNNQELTNYLKDNTARIIYLERTFDFKGSEGSATETGCAPWGTGTHCQLSINKNQWCTNYNPGAQKVTVKYDKAGLNPLMVGSNKSIIGVGSKGVIKGKGLRLANGVKNVIIQNIHITDLNPSLVWGGDAITLDGTDNIWIDHCTTSLIGRQHIVLGTGASGRVSITNNKIDGVSPWSASCNTYHYWAILFLGKSDLITFKGNYMYHVSGRAPKVSGNTLLHVVNNYFHDVFDHAFEIEENGQVLAEGNAFQNVKNPLKTGTKGRLFTVPTAGSASSCKAALGRACQMNAFGSSGAFPGDDTGFLGSFKGKTIASAASAQSAKNAMTKAGFGLA, encoded by the exons ATGCGTCTCCTCGATGTTTTCGTCGCCGTCGTGGCATTTCTCCCCACCTCATTCGCCGCTCTCCCTACCCAAGCCGAAGGATTTGCCGCTGGTACCACTGGTGGAAAGGGCGGTCAGGTCGTACGCCCCAAGAACAACCAGGAGCTTACCAACTACCTGAAGGATAACACCGCTCGTATCATTTATCTGGAGCGAACCTTCGATTTCAAGGGATCTGAGGGTTCTGCGACTGAGACTGGCTGCGCGCCATGGGGTACAGGTACGCACTGCCAGCTTTCTATCAACAAGAACCAGTGGTGCACCAACTACAACCCTGGTGCTCAAAAGGTCACTGTCAAGTATGACAAGGCTGGTCTGAACCCTCTTATGGTGGGCTCAAACAAGAGCATCATCGGCGTCGGTTCCAAGGGTGTCATCAAAGGAAAGGGTCTTCGTCTTGCCAACGGCGTCAAGAATGTTATCATCCAGAACATCCATATCACCGACCTCAACCCTAGCCTGGTATGGGGCGGCGACGCTATCACGCTTGACGGCACTGACAACATCTGGATTGATCACTGTACTACATCCTTGATCGGTCGCCAGCATATTGTTCTGGGTACTGGAGCTAGCGGTCGCGTGTCTATCACGAATAACAAGATTGACGGCGTGAGCCCTTGGTCTGCAAGCTGCAATACTTATCACTACTGggccatcctcttcctcggaaAGAGCGAC TTGATCACCTTCAAGGGCAACTACATGTACCACGTTTCCGGCCGCGCTCCCAAGGTTTCAGGCAACACCCTCCTCCACGTCGTCAACAACTATTTCCACGACGTCTTCGACCATGCTTTCGAGATTGAAGAGAACGGCCAGGTTCTCGCTGAAGGAAACGCGTTCCAGAACGTCAAGAACCCCCTCAAGACTGGTACCAAGGGCCGACTCTTCACTGTCCCTACTGCCGGATCTGCCAGTTCCTGCAAGGCTGCTCTTGGACGCGCGTGCCAGATGAATGCCTTTGGAAGCTCTGGTGCCTTCCCTGGCGACGACACTGGTTTCCTCGGTAGcttcaagggcaagactaTTGCTTCTGCTGCTAGTGCTCAGAGTGCTAAGAATGCCATGACAAAGGCTGGTTTCGGTCTTGCGTAA
- a CDS encoding probable aspartic proteinase precursor, with translation MLFAVTLTLAAAAAVSASPLEPRAKTAVLPLKHVVKASSIKAIVQKGQARIRKVNEEGSFHVDAVSSGSVTNEDVSYVAPVVIGGKTWNLIVDTGSSNTWCGAQTKCEPTSTGKSTGGSVSVSYGSGQFSGTEYKDKVSFGGLSVASQSIGAASSASGFSGVDGIIGFGPVGLTESTVSNVDTVPTFMDNLYSQGSISSEVLGVSFKPESGSDDSDTNGELTLGGVDSSKYTGSLTYFPTLTSGQAAAYWGISVSGFTYGSTALGSGSGIVDTGTTLIYVPTSVYNKFLSAAGGSTDSSSGLAAFTKKPTANFSIKFGSTTYTLTPAQYLVPTAQYSNFGLSSGKYYSWIGDGGSSGVNVIIGQKFLENYYSVYDTTNSRIGFATAA, from the exons ATGCTCTTCGCTGTCACTCTCACTCTTGCCGCTGCGGCTGCTGTCTCAGCCTCGCCTCTTGAGCCTAGGGCCAAGACTGCCGTTCTGCCCTTGAAGCATGTCGTCAAGGCCAGCTcgatcaaggccatcgtcCAGAAAGGTCAGGCTCGCATTCGCAAGGTCAATGAAGAGGGATCTTTCCACGTCGATGCCGTTAGCTCCGGCTCTGTCACCAACGAAGATGTCTCCTACGTCGCGCCTGTCGTGATTGGAGGCAAGACCTGGAACCTCATTGTCGATACTGGAT CTTCGAACACTTGGTGCGGTGCTCAGACCAAGTGTGAGCCTACCTCGACTGGCAAGTCTACAGGTGGCTCTGTCAGCGTCTCCTACGGCTCTGGTCAGTTCTCTGGCACTGAgtacaaggacaaggtcagCTTTGGCGGCCTCAGTGTTGCCTCCCAGTCGATTGGTGCTGCCAGCAGTGCCAGTGGTTTCTCTGGTGTAGATGGCATCATCGGCTTTGGCCCCGTTGGTCTCACTGAGAGCACTGTCTCCAACGTCGACACCGTTCCTACCTTTATGGACAATCTCTATAGCCAAGGCTCAATCTCATCCGAGGTGCTTGGTGTCTCCTTCAAGCCAGAGTCTGGCAGCGATGATAGTGATACCAATGGAGAGTTGACCCTCGGTGGTGTCGACAGCTCCAAGTACACCGGTTCCCTCACCTACTTCCCAACTCTTACCAGTGGCCAAGCTGCCGCCTACTGGGGTATCTCTGTTTCTGGCTTTACCTATGGATCTACAGCTCTTGGTTCCGGCAGCGGTATTGTCGACACTGGCACAACGCTTATCTACGTCCCTACTAGTGTCTACAACAAGTTCCTGTCTGCCGCTGGTGGCTCGACTGACAGCTCAAGCGGCCTTGCCGCATTCACCAAGAAGCCTACCGCCAACTTCAGTATCAAGTTCGGGTCGACAACCTACACCCTCACGCCCGCGCAGTACTTGGTCCCTACTGCTCAGTATAGCAACTTCGGGTTGTCCTCTGGCAAGTACTACTCCTGGATCGGCGACGGAGGCTCCTCTGGTGTCAACGTCATTATTGGACAGAAGTTCCTTGAGAACTATTACTCTGTATACGACACCACCAACTCTCGTATTGGTTTCGCTACAGCTGCTTAG
- a CDS encoding related to glucan 1,3-beta-glucosidase codes for MFYRGLIVVLLLFRAIHASRHHHGLHSHTHLKRSATHSSYINEGALKLSSDNVFVKISHDPPILVPSRADHPQVPVGVDNKNSPIQTNKFYANFFANNQDNATWTHPYSIWWPSDPVKQGYGLSISHTDRDDFIYGPGTPVKSFEDPAFRQSIALSARELQNGTVLTMDSLTAFSANVNLAPRRGASPLISFPVVQGMAFVTGVYRNSTVVIQSQKRFSNITDLHLSPADTSPSVYGWSVRLGDGSSWLIYLTATCLSGRPILRITDKGTILGPKSFDGIVQVAKNPAGAAGIDIFNKAAGVYPVGATISGTVSGRTGTYALAWKKKGIEQRKLLMFALPHHVASFSTETARGLTSITLASTTKGIATAVLADEFIMVERELPTDIGLDPWSPRLGSVGSKGSAATVSHDAKAAIIRAAKVELARDITKLTNLTSKYYGGIAFSVYARALYAVHNIAGDTSLTASSLAKLEAAFDRYVNNEEPNPLCYDDVWKGIVSSASYGNNDSSIDFGNTYYNDHNFHYGYYVYTAAIIAHFDPSWLSKNGGVNKIWVNNLIRDCWARGVLEAPDGKDQESSAEDAFSTYAIKMWGKVTGDASLEARGNLQLAVTARSLQSYFLLASDNRVQPANFIGNRATGILWDRKVNHTTYFGDNIAYIQGIHMLPIVPSSAYVRKPSFVRQEWDQYFAGNKSGSLSSGGFAGHIYANLAIADRAGAIESHAFFRNQTTDSPYLSGLSLTWDLAYTAAFGGCWASNVSVNSTRIWT; via the exons ATGTTTTATCGCGGCCTTATTGTagtacttcttctttttagggCTATACACGCTTCCAGACACCACCATGGACTGCATAGTCATACTCACCTTAAACGCTCAGCTACTCACAGTTCGTACATAAATGAAGGAGCAttgaagctcagctcagaTAACGTCTTTGTCAAAATCTCTCACGACCCACCGATTCTGGTTCCCTCCAGGGCAGATCACCCGCAAGTGCCCGTTGGAGTGGATAACAAGAACAGCCCAATTCAGACCAACAAGTTTTATGCCAacttctttgccaacaacCAAGATAATGCCACATGGACACACCCCTACTCGATCTGGTGGCCCAGCGACCCTGTCAAACAAGGCTACGGCTTGTCTATCTCTCATACGGATCGCGACGACTTTATCTACGGGCCTGGAACCCCCGTAAAGTCTTTTGAAGATCCGGCATTTCGGCAATCGATTGCTCTTTCTGCGCGAGAATTGCAGAATGGAACAGTTTTGACTATGGACTCGCTGACAGCATTCTCTGCCAACGTGAATCTTGCACCGAGGAGAGGTGCGAGCCCTCTTATATCGTTCCCCGTCGTGCAGGGCATGGCTTTTGTCACTGGTGTCTACAGGAACTCCACTGTTGTTATTCAATCTCAAAAGCGTTTCTCGAATATTACCGATCTCCATCTGAGCCCTGCCGACACTAGTCCCTCCGTGTATGGGTGGAGTGTGCGGTTGGGCGATGGGTCGAGTTGGTTGATCTACCTTACTGCAACTTGCTTGTCTGGAAGACCAATACTTCGCATCACTGACAAAGGAACAATCTTGGGTCCAAAAAGCTTTGATGGAATTGTCCAAGTTGCCAAGAACCCTGCAGGAGCCGCCggcatcgacatcttcaatAAAGCTGCTGGAGTTTACCCAGTCGGTGCCACTATCTCGGGCACTGTTTCCGGCCGCACAGGCACCTACGCCCTAGCCTGGAAAAAGAAGGGTATAGAGCAACGGAAATTGCTCATGTTTGCTTTGCCGCATCACGTTGCGTCATTTAGCACAGAGACCGCGAGGGGTCTGACGAGTATCACGTTGGCTAGTACAACCAAGGGAATTGCCACGGCTGTACTTGCAGACGAGTTCATTATGGTGGAGCGTGAACTTCCTACTGATATTGGGCTCGACCCATGGTCACCGCGTCTAGGATCAGTGGGATCCAAGGGCTCCGCAGCAACAGTTTCTCATGATGCCAAAGCGGCAATCATTAGGGCTGCAAAAGTCGAGCTGGCCCGGGATATCACAAAGCTTACAAATCTAACATCAAAGTACTACGGTGGAATCGCCTTTTCAGTCTACGCGAGAGCCTTGTATGCTGTCCATAACATTGCTGGAGACACATCACTCACGGCTAGTTCGCTTGCAAAGCTTGAAGCTGCCTTTGACAGGTACGTCAATAATGAAGAACCAAACCCCCTATGCTACGATGACGTATGGAAGGGTATCGTCTCTTCTGCATCCTACGGCAATAACGACTCTTCAATCGACTTCGGTAACACATACTACAACGACCATAACTTCCACTATGGCTACTATGTGTATACTGCCGCAATCATTGCGCACTTTGATCCCTCTTGGCTGAGCAAGAACGGCGGCGTGAACAAGATTTGGGTCAACAATCTGATCCGTGACTG CTGGGCCCGGGGCGTGCTCGAGGCACCCGATGGCAAGGATCAAGAGTCTTCAGCCGAAGACGCCTTTTCGACCTACGCCATCAAGATGTGGGGTAAAGTCACCGGTGACGCCAGCCTTGAGGCCCGTGGCAATCTCCAACTGGCAGTGACGGCGCGCAGCCTGCAGTCGTACTTCCTCCTGGCAAGCGACAACAGGGTCCAACCAGCCAACTTCATTGGGAACCGCGCGACGGGCATCCTCTGGGATAGGAAGGTCAATCACACGACGTACTTTGGCGACAACATCGCCTACATCCAAGGCATTCACATGCTTCCGATCGTGCCGAGCAGCGCCTATGTCCGCAAACCTTCATTTGTCCGTCAGGAATGGGATCAGTATTTCGCTGGCAACAAGTCTGGATCTCTCAGCAGCGGCGGCTTTGCGGGCCATATCTATGCAAATCTGGCGATTGCGGACAGGGCTGGCGCCATTGAGAGCCATGCCTTCTTCAGGAACCAGACTACTGATAGTCCTTACCTCAGCGGGTTGAGTCTGACTTGGGATCTGGCGTATACGGCGGCGTTTGGGGGGTGTTGGGCATCTAATGTGTCTGTCAATTCAACACGTATTTGGACTTGA